The Sesamum indicum cultivar Zhongzhi No. 13 linkage group LG6, S_indicum_v1.0, whole genome shotgun sequence genome has a segment encoding these proteins:
- the LOC105163214 gene encoding sugar transporter ERD6-like 7 codes for MANNEDTDNGESCVQEEIRAPLLSRVEIAGNGDEEKPLKTSSKEERCMVYLTTFIAVCGSYAFGCCAGYSSPTQAAIREDVKLSLAEYSLFGSILTFGAMIGAITSGKIADYIGRKGAMIVSSAFCTAGWLSIYFAQGALLLDIGRLATGYGMGVFSYVVPVFIAEIAPKDLRGALTTVNQLMICTGVSVSFIIGTFLTWRALALVGIVPCAVLLFGLVIIPESPRWLAKKGNQKEFEASLGRLRGKNADISAEAAEIQDYIETLERLPKARLLDLFQRRYLRSVTIGVGLMVCQQFGGINGVCFYTSSIFESSGFPADIGTIIYAILQVIITALGATLIDRAGRKPLLVISGAGLVLGCLLTASSFYLKEHGLALAAVPALAVTGILVYIGAFSAGMGAVPWVVMSEIFPINIKGVAGSFATLVNWFGAWACSYTFNFLMSWSSYGTFILYAAVNALAILFVIKVVPETKGRTLEQIQAAINTS; via the exons ATGGCTAACAACGAAGACACAGACAATGGTGAAAGCTGTGTGCAGGAAGAGATAAGAGCTCCACTTCTTTCACGAGTGGAGATAGCCGGAAATGGTGATGAAGAGAAGCCCTTGAAGACAAGCAGCAAAGAGGAGAGATGTATGGTGTATCTCACCACATTTATTGCAGTCTGTGGTTCTTATGCATTCGGATGCTGC GCAGGTTATTCATCACCTACACAGGCTGCCATCAGAGAAGATGTAAAGTTATCCCTCGCAGAG TACTCGTTGTTTGGCTCCATACTGACTTTTGGAGCAATGATTGGTGCAATCACTAGCGGTAAAATCGCAGACTACATTGGCCGGAAAGGG GCAATGATAGTATCAAGTGCATTTTGTACAGCAGGATGGCTATCAATTTACTTTGCCCAG GGGGCTCTGCTTCTGGACATTGGAAGATTAGCAACTGGATATGGGATGGGAGTGTTCTCTTATGTG GTTCCAGTATTCATAGCTGAAATTGCTCCCAAGGATTTACGAGGAGCTTTGACAACTGTAAACCAG CTTATGATTTGTACTGGAGTATCAGTATCCTTCATCATAGGCACATTTTTAACATGGAGGGCTTTAGCATTAGTAG GCATAGTCCCTTGTGCTGTTCTGCTTTTCGGTCTCGTTATCATTCCGGAGTCTCCAAGATGGCTG GCAAAAAAAGGAAACCAAAAAGAGTTTGAAGCTTCACTGGGGAGACTTCGTGGAAAGAATGCTGATATATCCGCTGAGGCAGCTGAAATTCAA GATTATATAGAAACTCTCGAGAGGCTGCCGAAAGCCAGACTGCTTGATTTGTTTCAAAGGCGATATCTGCGGTCAGTTACG ATAGGAGTTGGGCTCATGGTCTGTCAACAATTTGGAGGAATAAATGGAGTTTGTTTCTACACCAGCAGTATCTTCGAGTCCTCAG gATTCCCAGCCGATATTGGAACTATAATCTATGCGATTCTTCAG GTCATAATCACTGCACTAGGTGCTACTTTAATCGACAGAGCTGGAAGAAAACCACTTCTAGTG ATTTCTGGAGCAGGACTGGTCCTAGGTTGTCTGCTGACAGCGAGTTCATTCTATCTGAAG GAACATGGACTTGCACTGGCTGCAGTTCCTGCACTTGCTGTGACTGGCATATTG GTTTATATAGGGGCTTTCTCAGCTGGAATGGGAGCAGTTCCATGGGTTGTGATGTCTGAG ATATTTCCGATAAACATTAAAGGAGTTGCCGGAAGCTTTGCAACGTTGGTGAATTGGTTTGGAGCATGGGCTTGTTCTTACactttcaattttctcatGAGCTGGAGCTCCTATG GAACCTTCATTCTTTATGCTGCAGTCAATGCTCTTGCCATTCTTTTTGTGATTAAGGTGGTACCTGAAACCAAAGGAAGGACCCTGGAACAGATACAGGCAGCAATTAACACTTCATGA
- the LOC105163213 gene encoding probable indole-3-acetic acid-amido synthetase GH3.6 has translation MTDDQVIDMLEDTFLDATRCQLETLSTILERNGGVSYLQPYLRGYSAPLDAATFRSVVPLSCYDDYANHISKLADGVLEDDHGQPRLSVDPLLCFFYSSGTSSMKPKLIPCFDSKPGRAVSSLAHQGSAAILKRSFPPRSSANKVLGFLYAGNVTHTKGGFMAMAATAFPLYSNNPNASRFLSGYVSPKEVFLGTDVKQQMYCHLLCGLRHFDLIDGIRAPYAAGLIKAFVLLETHWKKLSEDLENGLPSSEVSDPAMRQSVIEILGGPRPDLSERVRLICEETSWGGILGKLWPNARYVKSVTSGSMVQYYPKLKHYAGKISILGSDYFASECCVAINLDIVQPPERTSYVILPTAAYFEFLPYDVERSCVKDEQTVELSGLEVGKLYELVVTTFRGLYRLRLGDIVKVVGFHHTSPQIEFVMRAPKNSAEIITEKDLLSSMGSFQLLLRDELAAEVLEFSSFMDLESEQKKLKIFIEVKDESTLLQNDKFTKSIDALRKCCSVLEDGLGVIYQVMKARGEVGPLSVSIVKPGTFDGLLDEAIKNGAPASQYKPPKIVRNCKLVDYLESSAVLSL, from the exons ATGACGGACGATCAGGTCATCGATATGCTCGAGGATACTTTCCTGGACGCCACGAGGTGCCAGCTCGAGACGCTGAGCACCATCCTCGAGCGTAACGGCGGCGTCAGTTATCTCCAGCCGTACCTCCGTGGCTACAGTGCACCTTTGGACGCCGCCACCTTCCGCAGCGTCGTCCCACTCTCATGCTATGATGACTACGCCAATCACATAAGCAAGCTCGCTGATGGCGTTTTAGAAGACGATCATGGTCAACCCCGGCTCTCCGTTGACCCGCTCCTCTGTTTCTTCTACag TTCAGGGACAAGTTCCATGAAGCCAAAACTAATTCCTTGTTTCGATTCAAAGCCTGGAAGAGCAGTCTCTTCTTTAGCTCATCAGGGCAGTGCTGCAATTCTTAAAAG GTCCTTCCCACCCAGATCATCAGCAAATAAGGTTTTGGGATTCTTGTATGCAGGTAATGTAACACACACAAAAGGAGGATTCATGGCAATGGCTGCCACTGCATTCCCTTTGTACAGCAACAATCCAAACGCATCGAGGTTCCTGTCCGGTTATGTCAGCCCGAAAGAGGTTTTTCTAGGCACAGATGTTAAACAGCAAATGTACTGTCACCTTCTTTGTGGACTTAGACATTTCGATTTAATAGATGGTATTAGAGCACCATATGCTGCTGGCTTGATCAAAGCTTTTGTCCTTCTTGAAACACATTGGAAGAAGCTGTCTGAGGATCTGGAAAATGGGCTACCAAGTTCAGAAGTTAGTGATCCTGCAATGAGGCAGTCTGTTATTGAGATTCTCGGAGGGCCTCGACCAGATTTGTCTGAGAGAGTTCGACTAATTTGTGAAGAAACATCATGGGGAGGGATACTGGGTAAGCTATGGCCTAATGCCCGCTATGTCAAGTCTGTCACCTCAGGAAGCATGGTTCAGTACTATCCAAAGCTCAAACACTATGCAGGGAAGATATCGATATTAGGTTCGGACTACTTTGCATCAGAGTGCTGTGTTGCTATCAACTTGGATATAGTACAGCCGCCGGAGCGCACCAGCTATGTGATCCTCCCAACTGCAGCTTATTTTGAGTTTCTTCCATATGATGTCGAGAGATCTTGTGTGAAAGATGAACAAACTGTTGAGCTCTCTGGTTTAGAGGTGGGGAAGTTGTATGAGTTGGTCGTGACGACTTTTAGAGGACTGTATCGTCTCCGTTTGGGTGATATTGTGAAAGTTGTCGGTTTCCATCACACGTCCCCACAAATCGAATTTGTCATGAGGGCTCCAAAAAATTCTGCCGAAATAATTACTGAAAAGGATCTGTTGTCTTCCATGGGAAGTTTTCAGCTTCTGCTGAGAGACGAGTTGGCTGCAGAAGTTTTGGAATTTTCAAGCTTCATGGACTTGGAATCAGAACAGAAGAAGTTGAAGATTTTCATTGAAGTGAAAGACGAGTCCACTCTATTGCAGAATGacaaatttacaaaatcaaTTGATGCTCTAAGAAAGTGTTGCTCAGTTCTTGAGGATGGTTTGGGCGTCATATATCAGGTTATGAAGGCAAGAGGAGAAGTTGGCCCTTTGTCAGTGTCGATCGTAAAGCCTGGTACTTTTGATGGGTTGCTTGATGAAGCCATAAAGAATGGGGCACCAGCAAGCCAATACAAACCTCCCAAGATTGTTAGAAACTGTAAACTTGTCGATTACTTGGAATCGTCTGCTGTTCTCTCTTTGTAA
- the LOC105163215 gene encoding uncharacterized protein LOC105163215 encodes MLKLFNKKLRRLCSRLGWPGRRRSRPKIVVKKFGKSSSRTRADQKESLNSISSAVIHPSIELGGLKPIRVATFNAALFSMAPAVPNSGKSSNSLDFGEVQEFSRKNLGFDHSTRGAKSMNDRPKSILKQSPLHPMSAQDNLSRQQKFAKSRLRVSINLPDNEISLKRSGQLSFDKLEDSSGGSSISKILKGKTPLRSNSMFTSTTNYGDIGSTRTVVEVLRELKADVLALQDVKAEEEKNMKPLSDLAAALGMNYVFAESWAPEYGNAILSKWPIKRWKAQKIFDDTDFRNVLKATIDVPQAGEINFFCTLLDHLDENWRMKQINAIIQSTGVPHILAGGLNSLDETDYSQERWTDIVKYYEEMGKPTPKVEVMKYLKSKEYTDAKDFAGECESVVMIAKGQSVQGTCKYGTRVDYILSSADAPYKFVPGSYSVLSSKGTSDHHIVKVDVIKVGSGPQECVSRKSRQQRTRTVKITHSSSPSKGIWKIHS; translated from the exons ATGCTCAAACTGTTCAACAAAAAGCTCAGGCGCCTCTGCTCAAGACTGGGATGGCCGGGTCGCCGCCGCTCTCGCCCCAAGATCGTCGTTAAGAAGTTTGGAAAATCCAGCTCAAGAACTCGCGCCGATCAAAAGGAATCACTGAACAGCATCTCTTCTGCAGTCATTCATCCCAGTATTGAATTGGGAGGCTTAAAACCGATAAGGGTCGCAACATTTAATGCTGCCCTCTTCTCCATGGCACCAGCGGTCCCTAATTCAGGCAAATCATCAAACAGTTTGGACTTTGGAGAAGTCCAAGAGTTCTCAAGGAAAAATCTTGGGTTTGATCACAGTACCAGAGGGGCAAAATCCATGAACGATCGCCCCAAGAGCATACTGAAGCAGTCTCCGCTACATCCCATGAGTGCGCAAGACAATCTCTCCCGGCAGCAAAAGTTTGCGAAATCAAGATTAAGGGTCTCGATAAATTTGCCCGACAACGAGATATCGTTGAAGAGAAGTGGGCAGTTGAGTTTCGACAAGCTGGAGGATTCATCAGGAGGGAGCAGCATAAGCAAGATTCTTAAAGGGAAGACTCCGTTGAGGTCAAACAGCATGTTCACAAGCACGACAAACTATGGCGATATTGGGAGTACCAGAACAGTTGTTGAAGTCTTGAGAGAGCTGAAAGCGGATGTGTTGGCTTTGCAGGATGTGAAGGCAGAGGAGGAGAAGAACATGAAGCCTTTGTCTGATTTGGCTGCTGCTCTGGGGATGAACTATGTTTTTGCAGAGAGTTGGGCTCCTGAGTATGGGAATGCAATTTTGTCCAAGTGGCCGATTAAGAGGTGGAAGGCTCAGAAAATCTTTGATGACACAGATTTCAG GAATGTATTGAAAGCCACCATTGATGTCCCTCAAGCAGGAGAAATCAACTTCTTCTGTACTCTTCTTGATCATCTAGACGAGAACTGGAGGATGAAGCAGATCAATGCCATTATCCAGTCAACCGGTGTGCCACACATTTTAGCCGGTGGCCTAAATTCCCTTGACGAAACTGATTACTCCCAAGAAAGATGGACAGATATCGTAAAG TATTATGAAGAGATGGGAAAACCGACGCCCAAGGTTGAGGTGATGAAGTATCTAAAGAGTAAAGAGTACACAGATGCCAAGGATTTCGCAGGAGAATGCGAGTCTGTTGTAATGATAGCCAAAGGACAGA GTGTACAAGGAACGTGCAAATACGGGACTCGAGTAGATTACATATTATCATCAGCAGATGCACCTTATAAGTTTGTTCCAGGATCCTACTCGGTGCTTTCTTCAAAAGGAACTTCCGATCATCACATAGTGAAAGTTGACGTGATCAAAGTAGGTAGTGGCCCTCAAGAATGTGTGAGTAGGAAGTCAAGGCAGCAAAGAACGAGAACGGTGAAGATCACACATTCTTCCTCTCCATCAAAGGGTATTTGGAAGATACATTCTTGA